Part of the Trichoderma asperellum chromosome 1, complete sequence genome is shown below.
CTCGACTTCGGTGCGGCGCGGCCCAGCCCGGCGCGGGGAGATGCGGCCCGGTATCCTCGCATGTGCACCAATCGGTGATTCTTTGATTCCGACACGGTCACGGGGCCCAGGCAGCTCTCGACGAGGGGCGTACGAGCGGGATTTTTGCTATTTGTCTCCTCTTTTGCCCCTCGTTGGCAGCCCGATTCTCTgctccttcatcatcatcagcgtcACTGTCACTTCACTCCTCTCTTCATactcatcttcaacttcaccttcagcttcatcttcatctccttcttcacaTTCAGCTTCACAttcaacttcatcatcatcatcatcttcttcgtcttcttcttcttcatcatcttttcCCTGCCCTCCCCCTTCGACTCGGAATACATACAACTTCCTGGCTTTTGGTGGGTTTGGTGGGCTGTAGGTGGCGACGGTGGGTGTTGATTACCGAAACATGCCGTAAATAGTGCAGCACTATGCCATCTGCCCGTTCTTCAGATCGTATAGGGCTGTATTATTCGCGGCATGCTTCGGTAATCTCACCATCCACCGtcgccagctgcagccagctgGCAACGGCAGCGGAGTGAGACGTGATGGTCCACGCCGGCAAGCAGTATTGCGATTTACCACGTCATCGTGTTAAGTCGTAATACAGCTTGTCGGGATGGTCTGTCACGTTGCACTCCCTCAGTGACAGCATTGGCTTGTGATGCGCGGAATAGGCTTGTGATATTGGAGATGGGAAGATGGGGAGATATGTTGCTAATAAAAACACTTGGTCGGCTTGATATTGAATCATTCCCAAAGGCGAATCTTGCGTGCAAAACATGTGCTGTGAACTTCCATATGCTTTCTTTGGGCCCCTGCTGTAAGCGAATCGTGCTGTAAACCTGCAATTTTGTAGCATGGGGGTGCTGTCCCTGCCTGTAGAGCCCGCAAATTTGGTTGGGCAGTGGCTGCTctgagtacatgtaggtcTCTAATGCAGTCAGTAAGCCTGCCAGGCTCATGACCCGACCTCAAAGCATCTTTATCAAGTAGGCGGGCCAAAGTAGCGCATTGTGACAATTTGGACTGGTCGTATCCTAGATAGTCGCATTTGGACTgtgtgccgctgctgctgcgtatCTCTCTTGGAAGTATACTTAGTAGTAGTCGTTACAGACACATGGCATCTTCAAAGGTACATACAGGCTAGTGAATAATTCTTCATATACTGCTTTTTGGAGTGTTAAATATATTGTATAAAGAgattgggaaaaaaaaaaaaaaacattagtCCAACATATGCAACGCATTCGAATTGGATTCAAAGAAAAATGGTATTACAGGGTGCCAAAaaggcgagaaaaaaaatctaaacaGGTATTGGTATAATCTCAAAGAAACAGAtcgctgaaaaaaaaaaaaaaaaaaaagccaagcaaTCGCAATTCCATCACTTGAACGAACTGGTCGGCCTAGGCCCCAGCCCGCTCCTCTCATACGCCATGTcgaccatcttcatctgggCAATCGAGTCTTCCCTCTCGACCCAGAACTGCGTCTTGCGCCCCTTGACCTTGTTGACAAACTGCTCGAGCTGGTGTCTGTAGGACATCCAGTGAGTCTCTCCAGGAAGATGAGAAAACTCGCCACCAGCTTCTTTCCAAGTGTACGCCTTGCGGGAGGTGGTCTCCTCCCATTGCCTGACAACTTGGCCATCCTTTGTTCGAACTTCGTTAATCTCCTTGATGTCGATGCGATGCCAGAAGACGCCGTGGATGAGGCCTTGCAGCGTCAGCTCACGCTTTTGATACTGTTGCTGGCCAACGGGCAAATTGTTATTGGGAATCGTCGTCTCCCTGGTCTTGACTGTAACCCACGATGGCTTCATCACGGTTTCGCCCATCAGCGTGCTAGAGGCCACGCCGGTGCCGCCGTTGGGGAACCGGAACGTAGCCTTGAACTCGTAGTCACACTTGTCATGTATGCCGTCTGTGTACGCCTTGACGTCGCAGCTGATGCACTCCTCTGGGCTTTCGCCAAAGAGCAGACGCAGCGCGGCAAAATTGTAAGTGCCCATGGCCATGATAGTGCCGCCTGACAGGTTGTAGTTGAAGTGAATCTGATCCTTATTGCTGGCCCACCAGGGGATCATGGAGCGCGACTCGACGTGCTCGACTTCGGCGGGGTCGACTAATGAGTTGAACAGAGCCCAAGAAGGGTAAAAGCGGCTATGGAACGCTTCGAGTAGCACGGGCCCGTTGGGTTGGTTCAGCTCGGGCAGGTTGAAGAGGATTTCGGCTTCGGTAGAGTTGGACACGGAAGGTTTCTCAAGTAGCACATGCTTCCCGGCGCGGATGGCTCGAACCGCCCACTCAAAATGCAGGCCGTTTGGTAGAgggatgaagatggcatcaATGTTGGGATCATCAAGGATTTCTAGGCCATAAGCGTTAATCCTTGTTGCTCTTTGCGACATGTGCCTGGTTGTAGCCTTACCTTGATAAGTATCTCTGACCTCGGGAATACCGTAAGATTTTGCATAAGCTTCTGCTTTGCTGCGATCACGAGCGCTAATGGCCTGGATCACGACTTCGGGATGTGATTTGGCGGGAGTGAACAAGGCAAGGGGCCTACCAGTGTTGATGTTAGCCACATGCGCTACAGTAAACAAATATTGGCCTCGGCTAGGCGGATTGAAGCATCATGGCTCGACTTACGCAATGCCGGCAGCTCCCAAAACGCCAAATTTGATGGCATCGCTGCTTTTTGGAGGGGTGGGCGGGTTGAAGCAGCCCCAGAGACGACCAATCATGGACATGTTGGAGTTTGGCTTGATAAAGTGAACTTTGTGGTGTTGATGTTCAAAAATTAGGAATTGGGGAGATTCGCAGCTGCGCCGGTGTAAGTGTGATTTGATATGTGTGAAGtctgaaagaagaagaaatgcatTGTCATTTCATCTATGTTATTATATACGGATGAAAGTCCAAAGTCCGCTGCGGACATGACCAAATACTTGGTCATTTTGACACGCATCTCCTGACGCGGCCTCCTAACAGTGACtcaggaggaaaagagaagaaaacgaCGAAAGATGAAGCAACGAAGCCGTCGTTTGATACGAGTCGGATAGATTCTCGAGATGGTGGCTTGAGTGGCGTTTCGGCGGCAGCTCCCGAGCGACAGGCCCTCGACCAGCGCCGCGTCTCGGATTGGCTGAATCGGCTGACTCATGCATAGCCCCTTGCAATTAGCGCCATCGAGGAGCTTCTTTGCTCCGTGTGGCTTGACCGGGGTGCGGCGAATGGCATTGCCAGACCAGCCACCCGCTCCTCCACTCTCCATCAGTCGCGCCCACAGCCGGGCTCTTTTTCGCCCGTGGTGCGCAGGTGGCTTGCCAGGCCCCAGGTCCAGCGAATTCCTCGACCTTGTCTTCTATAGTCCGCCATCAACTCCGCGCACCCAGTTTGACTCATTAGAGGACATCAAATTGACTAGCTCCATATGCTCAAGTCCGCATTCCACTACTGCTGTAGCTGGCTAACTGACTGGGCGGAGATGATCATCCGCCCCCGGTCTAAAGCTCCAAGCTCCATTAGCCTTTGCCCATTGTAGAACCATCAGCGAGTTTGATTGGTTGGCTTGAAGAGTATTCCATACTATGTACATCATGTAAGCAAAGGGGGGTGTAGACTTCGCGTGTgttggcagtggcagcatctttctttatctttgagTTCGTGGCCAGTCGTTGAGATATTCGTAACTTAGTGTAACTGCAGCAGTTACTCAGTCTTGCTTGTGCCGGTTTCCCAATCTCTGCCTCCTTGTATCGTTACGAGTGCCTAGTCTACACTTTATCTACTAAAAAACATGATTAAAAACTCGATCCCATCTGTTCTACTGAGTCAGGATCCGTTCATCAGAAAGTCACTACGTCAAATCGTAGCCGTGAGGCAGTGTATTGAAAGGATTAATAAATTCTATCGGATTAGTCTGATCCGGAGATTTAGAACGAAAATCACCCAACCCCATAATGCCGCTGCTCTCGTCCTTAGGGCCCGCTCACTTTCCCCTGAGCTTGCAGAGTCAATAGCTCTTCTCTTATCTCGTCCCAGAATGGACAAACGCTGTAGTCCATCTCTCCCACAACTGTCTCATTCGCGAGATACATCATTCCCATGCCCTTTCTTCCCTGGCTTCCTCCAAAGTAGCGTGGCCAATGGGCTCCAGGGCTTGCTACAGCTGCCATACTATCCCACGAAGATATCATCTGCTTGCTGACCTGCAACTCATCTGCAGTCGAGGAGCAGTTCCCTCCAGGTGCAGGCAGTCCATCCAGCACGCCAAAGACAAACGGAAGCTCTGCGGTGTGCGTGGCACCAAGAAAGCTGTGAATAAATGGGATATTGGGAACAGATGTCATCCAGTTGCATGAGGGTACGCGGGCAAAGGAATAGGCGAAAACAGGCACCCTGTTGGCGATACCCTTCTCAAGACCTCTGTAAGCCGTACACTTGAAGGCATAATCAGTAAAGATGGCACCGATGGCAGCGTCGGCAGAGTTAGGAATAGAGGCGGTTGGTGGAAACTTGGAGAGCGGATAGGTGGAGTTGACACGCGACGCAAGCGGGCCAAACTGATAACTCAAGAAATCGTCATAAGTATCCTGAGTTTGCTTTGTCAAGTTTTGTGAGTAAGTTGCCAAAACGAAGAGCATGCCTTCTGAAGCGGTCGAGCCGAAAATAGATGGAACCTTGACGCCGGCTGAAGCAGGCGCCTTGGGGATTACTTTGCCATCTACAAGAGGGCCCCAGCTGAAGCCTCGGCCGAGATGGGAGATGGGGCTGCCAATTGTCGGTCCAACTCCAGCGGGCATCTGCAAAACGGCCGTCTGCATTTCAGCTACGCTTTTGGAATTGATGCACGAGAACTAAATAAAGCTCGGCGGTCAGATCCGGCAGACACAGTTAGACATTCGAAGGGGGTGTAAATGTGAACCACTTACATTTGAAGGCTGGCAGCCCAAGCCAGTAAGGAAAAGATCATTCCAAGGCTGCGCCTCCGTAACTGAAGCAAAATCGGCACCGCCTCCCGATTCCATAATGGCAGCACTAATCAGGCTAGGCGCCTCATCCATGGTTGCAATGGCAAAGGTGTTGAAAGCGCCAGCTGACTGTCCGAAAAGAAGCATCTTGTCCTATATTTCATTGCCAAGAACAATAACGCAACGTCAGCAGCTGAAACAAGGCGATCTAAACGGACTTATTAAGAGAAGAACTTACAGGGTCACCACCAAAGGACTCAATGTTAGCCTTGATCCATTTCAGCGCCAGGAGCTGATCTTGTATGCCAAAATTACCACTGattccagcttcttcagcagccaggAACCCCAGAGGCCCAACTCGATAGTTGATATTAACCTGGATAGCGTTCTCAGCAGCGTAGCACCCTGTGTACATTGCATTTGAGATGCCGCCAGCTTCGTCGCTGCCACCAAAGATCCATATCTTGACCGGCAGCTTAGACTCATGGGACTTGTGCTCCGGGACCCAGATGTCAAGGAAGAGGCTGTATAGTTAGCATTAGAAAGAGACGGGAAAGAATATGCGTATAATGCAGAACATGGCTGAATAAATACGTACCAGTCCTCAGACTGCGCCCCCGTCTCAATGAAAGTCGTCCCAAACTGTGGACAGGCTGGGGCGGGAACCGTCGCGTTTCGTTTGTCGAATACTCCAGTGTACGGCACAGGAGCGTGGAATCTCTTTGGGGGATTTGCATAAGGAATAGATAAGAAGAAGTTTACATCTGTTGTGTTACATTTCCCACCCAGCAGTGCCCCATGTTTGGTTGTGACCGATGGCGTCGACGGCGGCAGTGAAGTTGGGCACCCATTGGCGGAGCATGGCGCTGCCGTTAGGAGAGTAGCGAGAATAATAGAAAACAGCCCCATCCTGTCAGTATAGACAAAAGGGCTGAAGGAGAGACAATGATGATTCAGAATGAGTGTATTGACATGTTGGAAGGAACAAAGGGCTACTTAAATCCTGACGAGAATGGGCGTTTAGCTCCAGAGAAAACTCCCATGTGACTTATGGAACCCATAAGGAGTTTCGACAAGTAACCCCTGTGTAGAACATGTAAGCCTTGAATCCAATCAACTCTGAAAACTGGTGTAGGATTGTTGTCAATATCTTGATTATCACGGCACTTGCAATCTTGAACCAACGTGCTCGCAAGGATATAGGCCAAATATAGGCATAACAGAGGAGTAACAAAACCTCTGATTGGCCAGCTCGGAAAACTAGCTGGGCAAGGCATAgcgcagcctcagcctgcCATGTTGTCATACTTTAGTGCACTCAATTATACCAAGGCTTAGCGTCGGCTGCGTCGTATTTCTTGAAATTTGGAGTGCTAATGAGTCGCCTTGGCCCACACGATAGGAGTTCGAGGACAGTGGtgaatagtaataaataataatcgATAGCAATtgggctaaagaaaaagaagacgaggaagaaaaaccAAATGCTCCGCTGTCAACTCAGCTACCTAGGGAAAAACTCGCCAATAAGCCACAGGTCAGGGTCCGAAAATGACGAGGTTGTTTGCTCCAGTTTTATCGCCATCGATATGGCTAGCTGCATGCCCATGCGTAGGCCCATTTCTCGCAAGACAAGGGCAATCCAGTCTCGCTGGTCTTTGGGAGTAGTGCTCAGCGATCCGGCTAGAAACAATGGCCATAACAGCGTGTATCCACCCGGTTTCGCTCGTCTCAAGTCTGGCCTTAGAGTTTCGAAGCTGGCTCTCGAATAGTGTCTCCTGCACCTGTCGCCCATAATATACGGCACACTGGAGCAAACTCCGTTTGTCATTTCAGCCAGTACCTTGGCTGAGTGTTTGAGCCcgctcttctcctcatctgTGCCGTATTTCATTGTTGTCATCAATATGGACTCATGAATCAGAATACGAACCATGCGGTAATTATTCCAAGTGGAAGCAACCCAGAAATCCGGATACTCGTCATATTGAAACATTTGACCTCCAGCCGCTGGATTGACGCTTGGCCCTAGAGATCTGTACGACTTAAAATTCCACGAGTCTGGAAGCTTCGACCTCCAATCTTCGACCTTGTGGTCGATTGGCTCCAGCATAGCAGCCACAACTGCAGGACTTTGTATGGCCCTCTGCTTGATCTCAGCTCGGACGGCTGCGAGTTCCTCATTTAATTCGGAAAAGCGATTCAGAGAAGcctcatctttctttttaggGTTCTCAGTCCATCGTGACCACACCTTGAGAGTGTAAGGCAAGGGCTCCTGAAGTTGATGGCAAGTCATGATCTGTTAGTTATTAGTATGCGCTAAACTAATTGCTCATGATttgttcttcctttcttttctttctttcttttttttttttttttttttaataaataaaaacaggAGGAATAATACGTACAATAAGACGACGCAGctgaataaataaaatgaCAGATACTAAATTACGGAACTGGCTTGGCCCACGAAGCTGAACGCATTGAGCGCCGGCTACAATATGGCGGCCGAAAGATTCCATCGAAGCCAGGTCACCATCCGAGATCATCTAGGACGGGAAAGTCAGCTCTGACACATACTCAATTGGtttgcaaaagaaagagagtagCAAAATGATGATTTACCTCAAAAGTACCCATCAACATGACAGCCGCCAATGTGCTATCGGATTTCATGCGAACCGGATCTTTGAGATCGACGCGTAGTTGCTCGAGAGCTTTCCCGTATGAACGATAGGCATCGAATTTCCACGGCGCTGAAGCTCCAGCATTCGCCAAAGCGGCAAGTCCCGCGGCTGCCACGATGGTATTAAGCGCTCCCGTAGGTGGTTCATGTTGAAGGAGGACTGGCAGATGCTCATGGACTCCTGGGGAGATGCCAGTGCTGGAACAGAGCTCGGGACTAAATGCGTACTGATACAGGAAGAAGGCCGTGGCCCTGTCTGTAACTGCAGGTGACAAGTCGATAATCCTGTGTCTCTCTCTTGGTTCTGGCGGCTGGCCAATACTTGCGTGCTGAGAGACTCCAGGCGCTCGACGTGTACGGTGGTGCCGGAACATGACATCGGCGGTAGAGGGTATTCCCGGACACGTCCAACCAGAGCGTATGCACTGAGAACATTCAGGCTGCAGCCGATCACACTATTTGCGAGTTAGAATGAGTGTGCAGAGGTACAATGACCAAGAAGCTTGGGTGGATTCATTACTTTAATCCTGCGTGTTTTGCAAGTGGCACAAGCCATGCTAGGCTTTCCCGTATTCACCATCTTGGCGACCTTCGCATCGGTCGATCAATTTCGTGTTTCAAGTGATTTCGTTTGTGCGATTCAACTGTCGTTGGAATGCCAATGCTGcgaatctcatctcatctcatttcatttcgTCTTGTGCTGGGGGACGGCAGCTAAGTAACGGCTCCGTCATCCCTAGTACTAGTCTTGAATGGCTCCAAATGGCATAGTGTAACAAGTGCAATAGACGGGGGAAGACGCAGCCCTATCATTTTAGGCTTTGCTGCCGCTTCACCTAGTAGACTAGTACAAGGTTTTGAGAGCGTCGACGCGCCAATAGCTCTGTATCTTTTTGCCTCGAGTGGATAAGTCTGTCAGAGGATAAGCACTGAGCTGCGTCGTGTCATACGTGAGTAAGCAGGAGGCGTGTCATGATAGCGCATGTCTGCAATGGCCTTGGCATTTTGCCGCGAAAGAAGAATTGCTGTTTGCTACAAAAATACCGCCGGTGAGATAAATCGCGATAGGGTCGTCATACTTGTAACTCACAGTGCTACCACCTCCATGTCGTCCAAATCTTCATTCATGTGTACGGAGGTAGTATTAGTAGTggtagaagagaagaattggCGGAGCGAGGATATCGCCGGAAGGTGTGGGCGCGGGGCCAGCATGCTGCTTGAGGAAAGAGGGAGGGAAGCttgaaggagagagaagatttACAGCAAGGGAGAAGGCCTACGTACCTACTGAGTCAGCTGCTAAGGCATTTGAAGTTTAGCACTGCTAAAAATTACACCAGGCCAGGTGGCAGGGAGGACACCATGTATCAAATATATGGGAAAAGTAATCATCATATCAATTAGCGTATTAACGTTCCAGGAGCTTATATATTCAATCAAGGCTGGCTATCATCAATAATCGTGGACCCTATCTTAAAGGAATGGATGGTTGGGAAAAGTCAGGTGAGCTTGCAAGGGCATTGAAGTAATCTGCTCCATTACAGATTCTTGCActccctccatctcttccagtATCCTATTGTTGATCGTGTCCGTGAACTCATTCACCATGTCATTCCTTACCCGGTCTTCTACAGATTCGATTTGATCTGCAATATGATAATTATTGATGGCTAATTGCTCATTCACCTTGCATAGATGAGCAGATAGCATCTCCTGAACTTTGTGCTCGTGATCGGATAGCATCGCTCCCACCCTGCGCTCATGAGCGGTGAGCTTTGCCTCGAGCATGTCTCCAATGAGGGCTTGCATCGCTGCAACTCCCATCGACTTGGAGTCATGTCCAATCGCAGAGCTCTCATCATAGGACCTTTTTCTCTTAGCTAGACAAGCAGTTAGCACGTTGATAAGTATATCAAAGGGATTGGCTAATTTGCGTAGATGGAATACTTACTAGACCGTGGAGGAGGAAAATGTGGATTGGCCTCTTCATACGCtgggagctggagctctTGAGCAGTaggggcagcagcatcgcccTGGTCACTAACGGCTTCAAACGGACCATCACCTTCAACCACCTGAGCACCATGGCCTTGGTACAGAGATTTCAGGTTTGCGAGAGATGCAATGGTTGTGAGTTTATGCTCTGTAATATCTTGACAAAATTGCTGCAGCCAGGATGATGAGAGCATTCTGCTCGGAAGAGATGCGAAGACGGTGAAACATGTCTGCTGAATAAGGCTACGAAGAGAAAGCATCGTGTCTTTTGCTCCTGGTCCCAAACTGGTGTATGTCTTGGGCAGAATGAGAGCCGGTGGTCTACTAAGATCAAAGGTGAGCGCTATAGTAGGTGGGCCGAAAGGTGAATATTGGGGCTGCGAGGCGAATGAAAGCTGGCGTATCCGCTCTGGGTATATGAAGATATAGGCGTTTACGAGGCCATGCCGAGAGGCACCAGGTACGCCCTCAAGGTGCAAGGCTGTGTGAAGTTTCAAGAATGCGCGGCTATGTTGTCCAGCCCAGTGTATATCTAGCAAGATATTATCCAAGTTTTGGTCAAGCCAGCAAGCCTCGGCGCGAATTTTTGTCCGGTCGATTTTACTGGGCCATGTCGGCTGAATATCATGATTCTTTTGACTAGATGACTCTGGCGATGAAGGCGCGACATCAACTATCACCGCTTGATTGCCGGTGTCGACAATTTCTTGATCTGCTTGCGAATTTCCTTCATGTGGCTCACTTGAGCGCGGAGTATTCGGATTCGTGGAAGTTGCCGAGGCGGTTGAGGCGACCGGAGAGGAAGGAGGTTTGGTCATGTTGTCGATTACAGCTGGTAGCTAGATGATAATGTCAGTAGTGGTGAAGCCAGACGGAAcgtgaagaggaaaagcccTCAAGAAACAGCTTGAGATTCCCGCCCGCCCAGGCTTGTATGCGATAGCAAGAGTAGCCTTGACTCAGACTCATGGAGCGCGAAAAGAATTACGAAGAGAGAGTTTGAACGAAGATGCAGTCGAGATGATGCCACAGTCGTCGAGTGTCTTTGTGCGCCTGCCCAGCCACGCTACCACGACGATCTCCAGTCTGCCCTGAAGCCGACACCCAGGGTCTTTCGCCGGCCGTAGACGGCGAGTAGAAGCCTGTAGAACCGGTGCCGGTCGCCAAACTGTCCGTGTGGCCGTAGCCGTGAGCAAGTACAACAAAAGCGCTCTAGAGACAGCTGCGGCAATCTCGTTGCTTGTTGTTCgtttgatggagaagatgtaAGCAGTGGAGCTGGAGGGAGGAGACGAAGCCAGGAGCTAGAGCAAAGGAACGCGCAAGTCACCTGATATGAGGCCCACTTTTAAACAGGATACGCTTACCCAATCATTCACTCACCTGCACTAGCGTATACCCACTCGGCGCATCAAAGTCACTGCAGCTCAGGCTGCGAAGTGATGATTTATTTGGCCGTTTGAAGCAGTGGGAAAATGGTAGTTTTTCATTATTCTGAGCCTGGCCTTGGAGTCAGTATTCGCGCTCACAATATTAATGCGCGAGGCTGGGAGATGGATTACTTCAGCGGGCTAAGACTTTCAAGGCGCCATCACTAACAAGATGCAGCTCGCCAGTCAAccacaagcagcagcatctgcctaAGTTCATGGTCAAGATACAGAGGTATATTTACTTaacccaaaaagaaaaaaaaaaatcaaatagAAAACCATCATTCGAAATAGCACTCTCTCTGTAGCCTGGTGGTCAGGAGCCTCTGTAATTGACCATACAAGTGTacattgctgctgtctgCCTCTTGCCTTGTGCACACTTGCCGACTAGAGACTGCATGTAGCTGGAGATTTGTTTTGATCGCAAAGAGTTTAAAGCATCTCTTCCACATCATGTTATAGCCATCTATTATTTACAACATGCTCGAGACATTCACGACATTGGCCCCTCAAGCCAGGCTCACCCAGCAATACGAGGGTACGCTTGGGGTGATTCTTTTCAACGGCTCGGCCAGTTCCCTCGTCAGACTGCTCGCCGTCCCTGTGAGGCCAGCGCCAATCTGGACTCCACCAGTCGATGGCCTTGGCCACGCACAGCTTGACCAGCCGCCTCCCCTTCTTGACCTCCCAAGCGAACTCCATTGGAGAATATTCCAGCATGTTGGAACCATTCAAGATGTCCTCGGCCTCGGGTTGGCTTATCCGTCCTTGCGCGGCATGGCTCAAAGGCAACTCCAGGACCATTTTCGCCTGCTGTTCGGACGATGGGCTAATCATAAGATTGTGTGCGTGGGGGAATATGTTGAGGCACATGATTACCCCCCTGGATTATTC
Proteins encoded:
- a CDS encoding uncharacterized protein (EggNog:ENOG41~MEROPS:MER0030934~SECRETED:SignalP(1-19)) codes for the protein MGLFSIILATLLTAAPCSANGCPTSLPPSTPSVTTKHGALLGGKCNTTDVNFFLSIPYANPPKRFHAPVPYTGVFDKRNATVPAPACPQFGTTFIETGAQSEDCLFLDIWVPEHKSHESKLPVKIWIFGGSDEAGGISNAMYTGCYAAENAIQVNINYRVGPLGFLAAEEAGISGNFGIQDQLLALKWIKANIESFGGDPDKMLLFGQSAGAFNTFAIATMDEAPSLISAAIMESGGGADFASVTEAQPWNDLFLTGLGCQPSNFSCINSKSVAEMQTAVLQMPAGVGPTIGSPISHLGRGFSWGPLVDGKVIPKAPASAGVKVPSIFGSTASEGMLFVLATYSQNLTKQTQDTYDDFLSYQFGPLASRVNSTYPLSKFPPTASIPNSADAAIGAIFTDYAFKCTAYRGLEKGIANRVPVFAYSFARVPSCNWMTSVPNIPFIHSFLGATHTAELPFVFGVLDGLPAPGGNCSSTADELQVSKQMISSWDSMAAVASPGAHWPRYFGGSQGRKGMGMMYLANETVVGEMDYSVCPFWDEIREELLTLQAQGKVSGP
- a CDS encoding uncharacterized protein (EggNog:ENOG41), with the translated sequence MSMIGRLWGCFNPPTPPKSSDAIKFGVLGAAGIAPLALFTPAKSHPEVVIQAISARDRSKAEAYAKSYGIPEVRDTYQEILDDPNIDAIFIPLPNGLHFEWAVRAIRAGKHVLLEKPSVSNSTEAEILFNLPELNQPNGPVLLEAFHSRFYPSWALFNSLVDPAEVEHVESRSMIPWWASNKDQIHFNYNLSGGTIMAMGTYNFAALRLLFGESPEECISCDVKAYTDGIHDKCDYEFKATFRFPNGGTGVASSTLMGETVMKPSWVTVKTRETTIPNNNLPVGQQQYQKRELTLQGLIHGVFWHRIDIKEINEVRTKDGQVVRQWEETTSRKAYTWKEAGGEFSHLPGETHWMSYRHQLEQFVNKVKGRKTQFWVEREDSIAQMKMVDMAYERSGLGPRPTSSFK
- a CDS encoding uncharacterized protein (EggNog:ENOG41); translated protein: MTKPPSSPVASTASATSTNPNTPRSSEPHEGNSQADQEIVDTGNQAVIVDVAPSSPESSSQKNHDIQPTWPSKIDRTKIRAEACWLDQNLDNILLDIHWAGQHSRAFLKLHTALHLEGVPGASRHGLVNAYIFIYPERIRQLSFASQPQYSPFGPPTIALTFDLSRPPALILPKTYTSLGPGAKDTMLSLRSLIQQTCFTVFASLPSRMLSSSWLQQFCQDITEHKLTTIASLANLKSLYQGHGAQVVEGDGPFEAVSDQGDAAAPTAQELQLPAYEEANPHFPPPRSTKRKRSYDESSAIGHDSKSMGVAAMQALIGDMLEAKLTAHERRVGAMLSDHEHKVQEMLSAHLCKVNEQLAINNYHIADQIESVEDRVRNDMVNEFTDTINNRILEEMEGVQESVMEQITSMPLQAHLTFPNHPFL
- a CDS encoding uncharacterized protein (EggNog:ENOG41), producing the protein MVNTGKPSMACATCKTRRIKCDRLQPECSQCIRSGWTCPGIPSTADVMFRHHRTRRAPGVSQHASIGQPPEPRERHRIIDLSPAVTDRATAFFLYQYAFSPELCSSTGISPGVHEHLPVLLQHEPPTGALNTIVAAAGLAALANAGASAPWKFDAYRSYGKALEQLRVDLKDPVRMKSDSTLAAVMLMGTFEMISDGDLASMESFGRHIVAGAQCVQLRGPSQFRNLVSVILFIQLRRLIIMTCHQLQEPLPYTLKVWSRWTENPKKKDEASLNRFSELNEELAAVRAEIKQRAIQSPAVVAAMLEPIDHKVEDWRSKLPDSWNFKSYRSLGPSVNPAAGGQMFQYDEYPDFWVASTWNNYRMVRILIHESILMTTMKYGTDEEKSGLKHSAKVLAEMTNGVCSSVPYIMGDRCRRHYSRASFETLRPDLRRAKPGGYTLLWPLFLAGSLSTTPKDQRDWIALVLREMGLRMGMQLAISMAIKLEQTTSSFSDPDLWLIGEFFPR